In one window of Meleagris gallopavo isolate NT-WF06-2002-E0010 breed Aviagen turkey brand Nicholas breeding stock chromosome 4, Turkey_5.1, whole genome shotgun sequence DNA:
- the HGSNAT gene encoding heparan-alpha-glucosaminide N-acetyltransferase isoform X2, with translation MVFVNYGGGKYWFFKHESWNGLTVADLVFPWFVFIMGTSISLSLSSMLRWGSSKQKVLGKILWRSFLLTLLGVIVVNPNYCLGALSWENLRIPGVLQRLGLTYLVVAALELLFTRAGADSGTLEMSYPALQDVLPFWPQWIFILTLEVIWLCLTFLLPVPGCPRGYLGPGGIGDFGKYANCTGGAAGYIDRLVLGEKHIYQHPSCNVLYQTTVPYDPEGILGTINTILMAFLGLQAGKIILSYKDQHKQIMSRFLIWSLVMGIISAILTKCSKEEGFIPINKNLWSTSYVTTMSCFAFILLLLMYYLVDVKRLWSGTPFFYPGMNSILVYIGHEVFENYFPFKWKMQDSQSHAEHLTQNLTATTLWVIISYILYRKKIFWKI, from the exons ATGGTGTTTGTTAACTATGGAGGAGGAAAATACTGGTTCTTCAAACATGAGAGTTGGAATG gATTAACAGTGGCAGACCTGGTTTTTCCATG GTTTGTGTTCATCATGGGCACATCAATATCACTGTCGCTGAGCTCCATGCTGAGGTGGGGAAGTTCTAAGCAGAAGGTGCTTGGGAAAATCCTCTGGAGGAGTTTTCTGCTAACCCTGCTGGGAGTCATAGTTGTGAATCCTAATTACTGCCTTGGAGCAT tgtCCTGGGAAAACCTGCGCATCCCCGGAGTACTTCAGAGACTGGGACTGACATATCTAGTGGTTGCTGCTCTTGAACTCCTGTTTACAAGAGCTGGTGCTGACAGTGGGACTTTG GAGATGTCATATCCTGCTCTGCAGGATGTTCTCCCCTTCTGGCCACAGTGGATCTTCATTCTGACGTTAGAAGTGATTTGGCTGTGCCTGACATTTTTGTTACCAGTGCCAGGTTGTCCCAG GGGCTATCTTGGTCCTGGGGGCATTGGAGATTTTGGAAAGTATGCTAACTGCACTGGAGGAGCAGCTGGTTACATTGATCGTTTGGTTCTTGGAGAAAAGCATATATATCAGCATCCCTCTTGCAAT GTGCTTTACCAAACAACAGTGCCATATGATCCTGAAGGGATCCTGGGGACCATAAATACCATTTTAATGGCATTTCTGGGACTGCAG GCAGGAAAAATTATCTTGTCATACAAAGACCAGCACAAACAGATTATGAGCCGGTTCTTAATCTGGAGCTTAGTAATG GGAATTATTTCTGCTATCTTGACAAAATGTTCTAAAGAAGAAGGGTTTATTCCCATAAACAAGAATTTATG GTCAACATCATATGTGACAACCATGAGCTGCTTTGCCTTCATCCTCTTACTGCTGATGTATTACCTTGTGGATGTCAAGAGACTGTGGTCAGGTACTCCATTTTTCTACCCAG GAATGAACTCAATCCTGGTCTACATTGGACACGAAGTGTTTGAAAACTATTTCCCTTTCAAGTGGAAGATGCAAGACAGTCAATCCCATGCAGAGCATCTGACTCAAAACCTCACTGCAACAACTCTTTG